The window AGAATTTATAGCTTCGATATAACAAATATAGACACCTATAGGAACAACTCTATTTTCTCCATCTTTACCATCCCATGTAACTTTATTCTTTCCATATAATAAGTTTTCACGATCAATCAATGTTTTAATCTCTCGACCTCTTATGTCATAAATTATAACGCTTACTGAAGACTCAACGGCTAAAACAAATGAGACTTCTGTTATTTCTCTAATAGGTTCAAATGGGCTTTTAGAGAGTTCAATTTTTGAAATATTTGCTCTCACAGGAATTTCTCTATTATCTTTACCCATAGTAGGTGTAGGGTCTACTTGCCAATCATTTTTACTATTCGTATCTACAGTATTTATCCGAGCTATTGATTCCTTATCATTAACAGAACTACTATTTACACAATCTGATTCCTTTACTTTTTCTCCTGCAATAATCCATTGATTTGCTTTAACAAGTACATTTACTTTCTCGCCCTTACTCCAGTTATCATCATAATTAGCCCAACATACTGCATCTTCAATATTACCCACAGCATCATAAAATACTACTTGTGAATCTGTAGATACCAGTGCAGTACTATGAGCAAATAAATCAATGATACCATCTAAGTCAGAATTTTTCTCGTCCCTGGAAGGGTCGCCTTTATGGAGCACAAGATACTCACCTGTTTTTATAATCGTCATAGGAGAAATAGTTTTTATTATTGTACAACCATCTCTTTCTAAATAGCAATCACCAATATCAATTCCTTTTCCTCCATTCCCGTCATCTTTGCAATAAAGTTCTATCCAATCTTCACTATCGTCTTCTTTAAAACTTACTTCATTTATTATTATACAAGTAGATGGGGGGAGTGTAGATAAATTGGGTGCTCCTGGGGTAGAATTTTTGAAGATAGACCAATTAGTCACCTCGTTTGTATCAATTCCATTAGGACTTAATCCAAAGGAATCATCTTCTTTGAGGCTAAAGGTATCAATATAGGTATCATTTGTCCATATCCCTGCCTGGACCGCAATATCATCATCTGAATTAGGTATAGTATACATATTATCACTACAATAGGCTACAAAGTCTATGATAGTTGATGCGTCATGAATAGAACTTCTATACAAGGATACTTGGTCTTCGGTATTAGTCCATTTATCAGCTACGCCAGTATATAAATTTGTTGTAGTGTTGTCCGCGGGAGTATTTTTAGAATTATAATGTACTACTACATATCTTCCTGGTTTTAATACAAAATTTGGAAATGTATACCAATTACCATCTTCATCCCCAAGTTCCCACCAGGTCATATCTATTTCATCTGCTCCAGTATTATAAAATTCTATCCACTCATCCCCTTTACTATCTGCTCCTTCAGGATCATACATGACCTCATTTATTACTATACGAGCACTTACTATTTTTACTCCTGATAGAGAAAGTAAGCATACCAGTGATATAAGAATATTATTTAGAAATTTTTTCATGTTTATGTGAATGGATATATTTTATTCTTTTACTCTGTATTTTTTGTCTATCAATCTTAACATCTCTCAATCCTGAAGATAATATCATCAAAGTTATCATCTGGATGAGCATCGTTACATTTGTATCTACGGCCGTTTGGGAGCTCTTCTACGATCATCGCTGATCCATTTAGCCAGAAATTAATTCCCCCACTCCTCTTTGAGTCCCAAATATTCCAGACTAAAATTTTATTATTCTTCGATTCATAGAAAATTTCAATAGGTCTATTCTTCACCTTATCCCAAATGGCAATATCTGTCACTTTTTTATAACCTTTAATTAAAAGACTTTTGTCAGTTCTTAAACCTATACCTTGTTTCCATTCCGAATTTGTTGATTCAATTACTACTACAATTTTACCTTTTTTAGCCACTGGGAATTCATCATGCCTAATTAAAGTATTTCCTTTATAGGTTATAGGCTTTCCTTTTGAATTAAAAAAATCTTCATCAAAAGATGGCATAGACATTACTCTCCTTAATAATGAAGTCTAAAGTGATCAGTGGGCCAAAGTGGTATTAAATAATCGTAGTTGTGAGGATCAAAAATATCTCTTCCTTTAATATGATGAAGATGTTTAGATTCAATCTTACCAGTAAGTTGATTAATTTGTTGTGGAGCTAACCCTTGTTTCATCCTCGCTACATTCTTAACACCCCATTCCTTTACAGCATCAGGTTTTAATGCCTCATTCTTCCAGAATCTTGCCCTTACCGTACTCCAGCTTGGGTATTTACCAGCCCTGGTCAGTTTATTAACTGGGTCACCAAGTTTCCAACCTTTCACTCCTAACCGGATGACCTCATCACCAGGTAGTATTGAGAATGCTGCCATACTAACAGCCAGCGTTGTTTCTCCTAATCCTACTTCTGGACTTCCTAATGCTTTTGAGGCCGTGGGGATACCAGTAGAAATATCCAGCATCTTCTCAAACATTGGTTCGGTAAATCCTTCAAACATCAATCTGGTTTCAGAAGTAAATATCCTATCAGCCAAATCATCACCAATCCAGAATCTTATAAAACCTTCAAACCATCCACTCCACCAATCTGAGACTATATTATTTCTCATCCCTGTAGGATCAATGTACTTGAAAGGGTTATTGTAACAGTAGACATATTTATTGAGATCTTCTGGTTTAAAACTATTCTCAACTGGATCAGGCTGGATAAATCTGCCCAGTCCTGGGTCGTAGTAGCGGGCGCCAAAGTAAAATAAGCCTGTTTCATCCAACTCCTTACCTGTAAATGTTGGTCCACCTGTAGGTCCGCCACCACCAAAGGGATAATAGAAATACTGCTCAACTACCTTGCCATCTTTATCAGTAATAGCCCTTGCTGAGCCTAAGTGGTCATTATGGTAGTAATATGGTTTTGCTGGACTGCCAAGCGGATTTTCCTCCACCCTAATACATAACTGCCCATTACCATAGGCATACGAGGTCTTACTGGTGATAGTTACCTTCTCTGCAGGTGGCGATTCTATCTCCTTGACAACCAGATTCAACTCGAACGCCTTCCCGTCCCCAAGTGAGGATGATGATATGGCCACCCCTTTTCTCCCTTCACTATCCTCAATCCCTGCTTTGACATACCCATCTACACCTTGTAATTTTTTATATTGCAAGACAATCCGCCCATCGTAATGAAGTATGACCTCAAATGTCTCTTTTTCAGTCCGACCGTATAATGGCACATCCTCCCAACTGACTACAAATTTATCCCCTAAATCCTTATAAGTAATTTTGCCACCTGCATAAGGATTCAAATCCCTGAAGGATGGTGCAATCTCTATTGTCAGAGATGCTTAATTTTCAAAGAGCAATTAAAAGAAAGAAAAAGTAAATTTTTCTATTCCTTTTATTAACAATAAGTTATCTAAAATATCAATTCACAATTCAACAGGCTGTTGACATATCTTTTCAGCGGTATAACGGGGGTGAATATTACACAACCTCTTGAGAATTAAGGACTTGGAGTGAATGCAATGCTGGTGCAAATTTTTATTTATAATCAATGTTT is drawn from bacterium and contains these coding sequences:
- a CDS encoding lamin tail domain-containing protein, which encodes MKKFLNNILISLVCLLSLSGVKIVSARIVINEVMYDPEGADSKGDEWIEFYNTGADEIDMTWWELGDEDGNWYTFPNFVLKPGRYVVVHYNSKNTPADNTTTNLYTGVADKWTNTEDQVSLYRSSIHDASTIIDFVAYCSDNMYTIPNSDDDIAVQAGIWTNDTYIDTFSLKEDDSFGLSPNGIDTNEVTNWSIFKNSTPGAPNLSTLPPSTCIIINEVSFKEDDSEDWIELYCKDDGNGGKGIDIGDCYLERDGCTIIKTISPMTIIKTGEYLVLHKGDPSRDEKNSDLDGIIDLFAHSTALVSTDSQVVFYDAVGNIEDAVCWANYDDNWSKGEKVNVLVKANQWIIAGEKVKESDCVNSSSVNDKESIARINTVDTNSKNDWQVDPTPTMGKDNREIPVRANISKIELSKSPFEPIREITEVSFVLAVESSVSVIIYDIRGREIKTLIDRENLLYGKNKVTWDGKDGENRVVPIGVYICYIEAINSISKSADAGKIVIIVAKKLSGGKIGVRPNTVRNEFGMG
- a CDS encoding RHS repeat-associated core domain-containing protein, with product MNPYAGGKITYKDLGDKFVVSWEDVPLYGRTEKETFEVILHYDGRIVLQYKKLQGVDGYVKAGIEDSEGRKGVAISSSSLGDGKAFELNLVVKEIESPPAEKVTITSKTSYAYGNGQLCIRVEENPLGSPAKPYYYHNDHLGSARAITDKDGKVVEQYFYYPFGGGGPTGGPTFTGKELDETGLFYFGARYYDPGLGRFIQPDPVENSFKPEDLNKYVYCYNNPFKYIDPTGMRNNIVSDWWSGWFEGFIRFWIGDDLADRIFTSETRLMFEGFTEPMFEKMLDISTGIPTASKALGSPEVGLGETTLAVSMAAFSILPGDEVIRLGVKGWKLGDPVNKLTRAGKYPSWSTVRARFWKNEALKPDAVKEWGVKNVARMKQGLAPQQINQLTGKIESKHLHHIKGRDIFDPHNYDYLIPLWPTDHFRLHY